The DNA region CTGGGCCTAATCGATAGTGCATATGCCTTGATGGCTTTCCCGACGATGATATCGGGTATTATTTTGGCACCGAAGGTTAAGAAAGCCGCTAAAGTTTATTTCGCAAAGTATAAGAAAAATTATTAGGCAGGTTGCCGGGCTATCCACTGTAGTTTGGCAAGTTCGCTGAGTTCATAATAAAAATGAGGGGGTCCGCGCTTGAGGCGCGGCCACCTCATTTTTTTATTCACATCAGCTCCTTTTGCCAAAGCTGCCGTTACTATCCCTACCCGAAATTGTCTTAACTGCACAAATTAGTAGCATTATAATAAGTTTTATTACTTTTGTTGTTCCAATAAAAATATTTATGTTAGAAAGGCTGCAAAAAGTATTTCCTATGCTTGAGTCAGGATTGATTCAGGAGATGGCAAAGAATGGAACTGTTAGAAAACTGGAAAAGGAAGAAATTCTCTTTTCTGCAGGTCATGAAGTTAGTGATTTTCCAATGGTTTTATCCGGTTCATTAAGGATTCTCAGGGAAGATGGTGACGGGAACGAGCACTATCTCTACCATATCTTTACCGGCGAAACCTGTGCTATGAGTTTGACATGTTGTATGAGTCACCGTCCGAGTAAAGTGAAAATTATTGCAGAGGATGATTCTGAAATAGCAATAATTCCTACTTTTTTGATGGATCAGTGGATGACAAAATATCCGAGTTGGAAAACTTTTGTTACCCGCACCTACAATTTCAGGTTCGACGATCTTTTGGAGACTATCGACAGTATTGCCTTTTCTAATATGGATCAGCGTTTGTTGAGGTATTTATACGATAAATCAAGAGCAATTGCTTCCAGTACCCTCCCTGTTACACATCAGGGAATTGCATACGAGCTGAATACAACCAGAGTTGTAATTTCGAGACTGCTAAAACAACTCGAAAATAAAGGATTCCTTAAGCTGGGGCGAAACAAAATTATTTTGGAAAAAGGCTCGCTGACTAAAAGATTGATGTAAAGATGCTGTCTAATACCAATTGACTCTTCCGAATAATTTACGGTGCATTTTGATGTTTATTTGGTATAAAAAGTAAATTTGTCGTCATTCTGAGGCCTAAGTTTTTTTTCTCAAAAACTCCAACCCGCCTGACCGGACGGGCAGGTGAGCTGATGACAAAAAAATAATCGCAACGTAACGCAAAAATACTTCAATACTTCGCGAAACTTAGCGCATAACTTTGCGAACCTTGCGGTAAAAAAAGGTTGTCATGGGTAGCGAAACGCAGTGAAGCCGAAGAATCTCATGAACGGAACTGCTATCATGAGATTCTTTGACTCTGTTTGGGCTATCTGTCTGCCTTCCACAGGCTTTAAGAATTATGCTTTTTAAGGCTTATAAGACAGCCCTCATTATTAAAACAAGTCGTTTAATAAATTCTTGGCTTTTTTCTTCAGATCCTTTTCAGCATCTTTTTTAGCTTTATCAATTAGCTTGTCTGTTTCTTTTTTTAGATATTCTTCCGGTGTGCGGTCTTTTTCGGGACCGTAGCTCAATGAATAGTCTGGCGATTTAATATTGCCGTCTATTATCGCATTTACATCAATGTTTTCTCCAACACTTAATTTAGCTCCAAACGAATTAGCAAGACTTACTGCGCTATTTACTATGTTGTTTG from Bacteroidota bacterium includes:
- a CDS encoding Crp/Fnr family transcriptional regulator — protein: MLESGLIQEMAKNGTVRKLEKEEILFSAGHEVSDFPMVLSGSLRILREDGDGNEHYLYHIFTGETCAMSLTCCMSHRPSKVKIIAEDDSEIAIIPTFLMDQWMTKYPSWKTFVTRTYNFRFDDLLETIDSIAFSNMDQRLLRYLYDKSRAIASSTLPVTHQGIAYELNTTRVVISRLLKQLENKGFLKLGRNKIILEKGSLTKRLM